The proteins below come from a single Papaver somniferum cultivar HN1 chromosome 11, ASM357369v1, whole genome shotgun sequence genomic window:
- the LOC113323251 gene encoding uncharacterized protein LOC113323251 isoform X3, which yields MDENPQPPAVKKVRGGAKLNFLNKLKKGEKVSLEFCRGAPVGLNANKISAYCGKLALNGENFPFDIPDWSGMPHKEEKLEEAIEELKNIFHYSDEINFWVEEKIHEKWKASKRNMRLEHFDEKKTDAQNRASCPDKTQWANMLIYWRSPEFKKKSENGKASRKCLVVPHHGGIKSFVNHAIEIEETTQKKASRAAVYQKTYRVKEGKTPNPISEANRAQVEALERKNLEENGSDNDVSILERTSYDQLKGDKYSKIMGAEKPGRIRGVGSAIKVTKLIGESSSNVVQNNEENAVLRDEIKKLKEDQVHMQNDMERTS from the exons ATGGATGAAAACCCACAACCTCCGGCAGTAAAGAAAGTAAGAGGAGGGGCTAAGTTGAACTTCCTTAATAAGCTGAAAAAGGGTGAGAAAGTATCACTGGAATTTTGCCGGGGCGCACCAGTTGGACTGAACGCAAATAAGATCTCGGCTTACTGTGGAAAGCTGGCACTAAATGGAGAAAACTTCCCTTTTGACATTCCAGACTGGTCTGGTATGCCCCATAAGGAAGAAAAGCTTGAAGAAGCCATTGAAGAGTTGAAG AATATTTTTCATTATTCTGATGAGATCAACTTTTGGGTGGAGGagaaaatccatgaaaaatggaAGGCAAGCAAACGTAACATGAGGTTGGAACATTTCGATGAGAAGAAGACTGATGCACAAAACCGAGCTAGTTGTCCAGACAAAACTCAGTGGGCAAATATGTTGATATATTGGCGTTCACCTGAATTCAAG AAAAAGAGTGAGAATGGCAAAGCAAGTAGAAAGTGTTTGGTTGTGCCTCATCATGGTGGTATTAAGTCATTCGTGAACCACGCGATAGAG ATAGAAGAgacaacacaaaagaaagcaaGTCGAGCGGCTGTGTATCAGAAAACCTATAGAGTCAAAGAAGGGAAAACTCCCAACCCTATATCTGAAGCAAATCGC GCTCAAGTGGAAGCcttggagaggaaaaatttaGAAGAGAATGGTTCAGATAATGATGTTTCAATCTTAGAACGCACTTCTTATGACCAGCTGAAAGGAGACAAGTATTCTAAAATCATGGGAGCTGAGAAACCAGGTCGGATTCGTGGTGTTGGTTCAGCAATTAAAGTAACCAAGCTTATAGGGGAATCTTCTTCAAATGTTGTCCAAAACAACGAGGAAAATGCTGTATTAAGAGATGAAATTAAGAAACTGAAGGAGGATCAGGTTCATATGCAGAACGACATGGAAAGAACGTCTTGA
- the LOC113323251 gene encoding uncharacterized protein LOC113323251 isoform X1 has product MRKVLAGNMDENPQPPAVKKVRGGAKLNFLNKLKKGEKVSLEFCRGAPVGLNANKISAYCGKLALNGENFPFDIPDWSGMPHKEEKLEEAIEELKNIFHYSDEINFWVEEKIHEKWKASKRNMRLEHFDEKKTDAQNRASCPDKTQWANMLIYWRSPEFKKKSENGKASRKCLVVPHHGGIKSFVNHAIEIEETTQKKASRAAVYQKTYRVKEGKTPNPISEANRAQVEALERKNLEENGSDNDVSILERTSYDQLKGDKYSKIMGAEKPGRIRGVGSAIKVTKLIGESSSNVVQNNEENAVLRDEIKKLKEDQVHMQNDMERTS; this is encoded by the exons ATGAGGAAAG TTCTTGCAGGAAATATGGATGAAAACCCACAACCTCCGGCAGTAAAGAAAGTAAGAGGAGGGGCTAAGTTGAACTTCCTTAATAAGCTGAAAAAGGGTGAGAAAGTATCACTGGAATTTTGCCGGGGCGCACCAGTTGGACTGAACGCAAATAAGATCTCGGCTTACTGTGGAAAGCTGGCACTAAATGGAGAAAACTTCCCTTTTGACATTCCAGACTGGTCTGGTATGCCCCATAAGGAAGAAAAGCTTGAAGAAGCCATTGAAGAGTTGAAG AATATTTTTCATTATTCTGATGAGATCAACTTTTGGGTGGAGGagaaaatccatgaaaaatggaAGGCAAGCAAACGTAACATGAGGTTGGAACATTTCGATGAGAAGAAGACTGATGCACAAAACCGAGCTAGTTGTCCAGACAAAACTCAGTGGGCAAATATGTTGATATATTGGCGTTCACCTGAATTCAAG AAAAAGAGTGAGAATGGCAAAGCAAGTAGAAAGTGTTTGGTTGTGCCTCATCATGGTGGTATTAAGTCATTCGTGAACCACGCGATAGAG ATAGAAGAgacaacacaaaagaaagcaaGTCGAGCGGCTGTGTATCAGAAAACCTATAGAGTCAAAGAAGGGAAAACTCCCAACCCTATATCTGAAGCAAATCGC GCTCAAGTGGAAGCcttggagaggaaaaatttaGAAGAGAATGGTTCAGATAATGATGTTTCAATCTTAGAACGCACTTCTTATGACCAGCTGAAAGGAGACAAGTATTCTAAAATCATGGGAGCTGAGAAACCAGGTCGGATTCGTGGTGTTGGTTCAGCAATTAAAGTAACCAAGCTTATAGGGGAATCTTCTTCAAATGTTGTCCAAAACAACGAGGAAAATGCTGTATTAAGAGATGAAATTAAGAAACTGAAGGAGGATCAGGTTCATATGCAGAACGACATGGAAAGAACGTCTTGA
- the LOC113323251 gene encoding uncharacterized protein LOC113323251 isoform X2: protein MRKGNMDENPQPPAVKKVRGGAKLNFLNKLKKGEKVSLEFCRGAPVGLNANKISAYCGKLALNGENFPFDIPDWSGMPHKEEKLEEAIEELKNIFHYSDEINFWVEEKIHEKWKASKRNMRLEHFDEKKTDAQNRASCPDKTQWANMLIYWRSPEFKKKSENGKASRKCLVVPHHGGIKSFVNHAIEIEETTQKKASRAAVYQKTYRVKEGKTPNPISEANRAQVEALERKNLEENGSDNDVSILERTSYDQLKGDKYSKIMGAEKPGRIRGVGSAIKVTKLIGESSSNVVQNNEENAVLRDEIKKLKEDQVHMQNDMERTS, encoded by the exons ATGAGGAAAG GAAATATGGATGAAAACCCACAACCTCCGGCAGTAAAGAAAGTAAGAGGAGGGGCTAAGTTGAACTTCCTTAATAAGCTGAAAAAGGGTGAGAAAGTATCACTGGAATTTTGCCGGGGCGCACCAGTTGGACTGAACGCAAATAAGATCTCGGCTTACTGTGGAAAGCTGGCACTAAATGGAGAAAACTTCCCTTTTGACATTCCAGACTGGTCTGGTATGCCCCATAAGGAAGAAAAGCTTGAAGAAGCCATTGAAGAGTTGAAG AATATTTTTCATTATTCTGATGAGATCAACTTTTGGGTGGAGGagaaaatccatgaaaaatggaAGGCAAGCAAACGTAACATGAGGTTGGAACATTTCGATGAGAAGAAGACTGATGCACAAAACCGAGCTAGTTGTCCAGACAAAACTCAGTGGGCAAATATGTTGATATATTGGCGTTCACCTGAATTCAAG AAAAAGAGTGAGAATGGCAAAGCAAGTAGAAAGTGTTTGGTTGTGCCTCATCATGGTGGTATTAAGTCATTCGTGAACCACGCGATAGAG ATAGAAGAgacaacacaaaagaaagcaaGTCGAGCGGCTGTGTATCAGAAAACCTATAGAGTCAAAGAAGGGAAAACTCCCAACCCTATATCTGAAGCAAATCGC GCTCAAGTGGAAGCcttggagaggaaaaatttaGAAGAGAATGGTTCAGATAATGATGTTTCAATCTTAGAACGCACTTCTTATGACCAGCTGAAAGGAGACAAGTATTCTAAAATCATGGGAGCTGAGAAACCAGGTCGGATTCGTGGTGTTGGTTCAGCAATTAAAGTAACCAAGCTTATAGGGGAATCTTCTTCAAATGTTGTCCAAAACAACGAGGAAAATGCTGTATTAAGAGATGAAATTAAGAAACTGAAGGAGGATCAGGTTCATATGCAGAACGACATGGAAAGAACGTCTTGA